Proteins encoded by one window of Lycium barbarum isolate Lr01 chromosome 11, ASM1917538v2, whole genome shotgun sequence:
- the LOC132617208 gene encoding uncharacterized protein LOC132617208 produces the protein MDDSILEEREELMVSLVDEQVKPIFRVAHFLKPTIYSAEKLPFLPSRSNISCSSLKVQFRGVFLYMNGWYEWVDELKPLYEDIWKKAGIFEAIIASTFEIYRHNDLILALAERWCSETNTFILPWGESTITLEDMVVLGGFSVLGHCVLKPVKDQRFSRS, from the coding sequence ATGGATGATTCAATCctggaagagagagaggagctaaTGGTTTCACTTGTTGATGAACAAGTAAAACCCATTTTTAGAGTTGCTCATTTTCTAAAACCAACTATATATTCTGCTGAAAAGCTTCCATTTTTACCTTCAAGATCCAATATTTCTTGTTCTTCACTAAAGGTTCAGTTTAGGGGTGTTTTTTTATACATGAATGGATGGTATGAATGGGTTGATGAGTTAAAGCCATTATACGAAGATATATGGAAAAAAGCTGGAATCTTTGAGGCTATTATAGCTTCCACATTCGAGATTTATAGGCATAATGATTTGATTCTTGCTCTAGCAGAGAGATGGTGTTCGGAGACTAATACATTCATTTTACCATGGGGAGAATCAACTATTACTTTGGAGGATATGGTAGTTTTAGGTGGTTTCTCTGTTTTAGGCCATTGTGTGTTGAAACCTGTTAAAGACCAAAGATTCAGTAGAAGTTGA
- the LOC132617207 gene encoding uncharacterized protein LOC132617207 — protein sequence MGREILMFTRLIRASELVGMDCVEQYSPHRVSMQFGFDQDVPGCVNHAWRDYDRPIKDANLYIPSRLFESDVSSQYLEWWKNQNVAPEDAAKTRERMPRMSWGHHGKINASACCDFLQNGDEVSKDGSFQDCEMRAVESSSDDDNIPISESLHKRKLMKKESTLPGSQEPVVSTQSQSSSASNDGTARERETILESKLLNEKLETSNGKSEELDEHEAHVVKEMVPLESKDKNYKDVSKLNLPDNLELARKGPDASGRYAEFSSKTSVEAPKVTAKGRTNITEGNMETGNTNHHENVNNRYEMTDILKLEMRIRNLENINAGKVPRFRTREWLL from the exons ATGGGAAGAGAGATTTTGATGTTCACTCGACTTATTCGTGCTTCTGAATTAGTTGGAATGGATTGTGTAGAACAGTATAGTCCACATAGAGTATCAATGCAATTTGGATTTGATCAAGATGTGCCCGGTTGTGTGAATCATGCTTGGAGAGACTATGACAGACCAATCAAAGATGCCAACCTCTATATACCTTCTAGGCTCTTCGAGTCAGATGTCAGCAGCCAATACTTGGAGTGGTGGAAGAACCAAAATGTTGCACCTGAGGATGCAGCTAAAACTCGTGAAAGGATGCCAAGAATGTCGTGGGGACATCACGGAAAGATTAATGCCTCTGCATGTTGTGATTTTTTGCAGAATGGTGATGAGGTTAGCAAAGATGGTAGTTTTCAGGATTGTGAAATGAGAGCTGTAGAATCATCATCAGATGATGACAATATACCAATTTCGGAATCTTTACACAAGAGGAAGCTCATGAAGAAAGAGAGTACTCTACCTGGTAGTCAAGAACCCGTTGTTAGCACCCAAAGCCAATCTTCTTCAGCTTCAAATGATGGAACTGCTAGAGAAAGGGAGACTATATTGGAATCAAAACTATTAAACGAGAAGCTTGAGACTTCAAATGGAAAATCAGAGGAATTAGATGAACATGAGGCACATGTAGTTAAAGAAATGGTGCCACTAGAGAGCAAGGACAAGAATTACAAAGATGTCTCTAAGCTCAACTTGCCTGATAATTTAGAACTTGCAAGAAAGGGTCCAGATGCAAGTGGTAGATATGCAGAATTTTCGAGCAAAACTTCTGTGGAAGCACCTAAGGTAACTGCAAAAGGCAGGACCAACATAACGGAAGGAAATATGGAGACGGGAAACACTAACCACCATGAGAATGTGAACAATAGATATGAAATGACTGATATTCTGAAACTTGAGATGAGGATTAGAAACCTTGAAAACATTAATGCTGGAAAGGTTCCAAGATTCAGGACAAG GGAGTGGCTGTTGTGA
- the LOC132617589 gene encoding probable protein phosphatase 2C 80: protein MDTCDHPSVAQEIKVPVKTWDVIVMGSDGLFDNVHDLELEKLVRKGLVDLRELGIFSKMLAQRIAEYALRSSQSKKNYTPFARECSEVGKHHVGGKPDDITVIVAHILPL, encoded by the coding sequence ATGGATACATGTGATCATCCAAGTGTGGCACAAGAAATTAAGGTTCCAGTAAAAACATGGGATGTGATAGTGATGGGATCAGATGGATTGTTCGATAACgttcatgacttggagttggagAAATTAGTACGCAAGGGGCTAGTGGATTTGCGCGAACTGGGAATATTTTCGAAGATGTTAGCACAGAGGATTGCAGAATATGCACTGCGGAGTTCACAAAGTAAGAAGAATTATACACCTTTTGCTAGAGAGTGTTCCGAAGTTGGAAAACATCATGTTGGTGGCAAGCCTGATGACATCACAGTGATAGTTGCCCATATTTTGCCTCTATAG